The following proteins are co-located in the Ensifer sp. WSM1721 genome:
- a CDS encoding anhydro-N-acetylmuramic acid kinase — protein MGKMLTAVGLMSGTSMDGIDVAVVETDGQTAVRRGPAAGYPYDARFRDRLKRGLEDARSIAKRDERPGSLADLERDLTLRHADAVGTFLRDNNVLPENVDVIGFHGQTVLHRPDEALTVQIGDGNLLARETGIDVVYDMRANDMAHGGQGAPLIPAYHAALARGLSARREISAPVVFVNIGGISNLTFIGAGDELVAYDSGPGNTLIDQWVEAHAGIPYDQGGMIASEGRVLAELAGRYLSHPFFTAEKRRSLDRNDFVPPAGNEASLEDGARTLAYVTAAAIIRSARHLPTAPKTYIICGGGRLNAVVMCDLSSLAEAAEGRVVAAEALGLNGDSMEAEAWGYLAVRSLAGLPLTFPATTGVSRPVSGGRLASKPADAPKGQG, from the coding sequence ATGGGGAAAATGTTGACGGCGGTCGGCCTAATGAGCGGCACGAGCATGGACGGGATCGATGTCGCGGTCGTTGAAACGGATGGCCAGACCGCCGTGCGCCGCGGGCCCGCGGCCGGGTACCCCTATGACGCGCGATTCCGGGATCGCCTAAAGCGCGGCCTCGAGGATGCGAGGTCGATTGCCAAGCGAGATGAACGGCCAGGGTCGCTCGCCGATCTGGAGCGCGACCTGACGTTGCGCCATGCCGATGCTGTCGGGACCTTCCTAAGGGATAACAACGTTCTACCGGAAAACGTTGATGTAATAGGTTTTCACGGGCAGACCGTGCTGCACCGTCCTGATGAAGCGCTGACGGTGCAGATCGGCGACGGCAACCTGCTCGCGAGGGAAACGGGAATCGACGTCGTTTATGACATGCGGGCCAATGATATGGCCCATGGCGGCCAGGGAGCGCCGCTTATTCCGGCCTATCATGCGGCCCTGGCGCGTGGCCTCTCGGCAAGACGGGAAATCAGTGCACCCGTCGTCTTCGTCAACATCGGCGGCATTTCCAATCTCACTTTCATCGGCGCCGGTGATGAGCTCGTCGCCTATGACAGCGGGCCGGGCAATACCCTGATCGACCAATGGGTCGAGGCCCATGCCGGCATCCCCTACGATCAGGGCGGCATGATCGCGAGCGAGGGTCGTGTTCTTGCCGAGCTTGCCGGCCGTTACCTTTCCCATCCCTTCTTCACCGCCGAAAAACGCCGCTCGCTCGACCGCAACGACTTCGTGCCGCCGGCGGGCAATGAGGCGAGCCTCGAGGACGGAGCGCGTACGCTCGCCTACGTGACGGCGGCCGCCATCATCCGGTCCGCGCGACACCTTCCGACAGCGCCCAAGACTTACATCATCTGCGGAGGTGGCCGTCTCAACGCCGTCGTCATGTGCGATCTGAGCTCGCTTGCGGAGGCGGCGGAAGGGCGAGTAGTTGCGGCGGAGGCACTGGGGCTCAACGGCGATTCCATGGAAGCGGAGGCCTGGGGCTACTTGGCCGTTCGATCCCTCGCGGGACTGCCCCTGACATTTCCGGCAACGACGGGCGTTAGCCGACCCGTAAGCGGCGGGCGCTTGGCATCGAAGCCGGCCGATGCTCCGAAGGGACAAGGCTGA
- the tyrS gene encoding tyrosine--tRNA ligase — translation MSEFKSDFLHTLKERGFIHTTSDDAGLDELFQKETVTAYIGFDPTAPSLHAGGLIQIMMLHWLQATGHRPISLMGGGTGMVGDPSFKDEARQLMTPETIAANIASIKTVFSNYLRYGDGPTDALMINNADWLLGINYLEFLRDVGRHFSVNRMLSFDSVKTRLDREQSLSFLEFNYMILQAYDFVELCKRTGCRLQMGGSDQWGNIVNGIDLGHRVGTPQLYALTSPLLTTASGAKMGKSVNGAIWLNPDMLGPYDFWQYWRNTEDADVSRFLKLYTTLPMPEIDRLSKLGGSEINEVKKILATEVTAMLHGRAAAEQAAETARKTFEEGALAENLPSVDVPAPELESGVGLLSLMVRAGLAGSNGEARRHVQGGAVRINDDQINDERRVVGSGDVTDDGIIKLSLGKKKHMLVRPV, via the coding sequence ATGTCCGAGTTCAAGTCCGATTTCCTCCACACCCTCAAAGAACGCGGATTCATCCATACCACATCGGATGATGCCGGCCTCGACGAGCTGTTCCAAAAGGAAACCGTGACTGCCTATATCGGCTTCGATCCGACGGCTCCGAGCCTGCATGCGGGCGGCCTTATCCAGATCATGATGCTGCACTGGCTTCAGGCGACGGGGCACCGGCCCATCTCGCTTATGGGCGGCGGCACCGGTATGGTTGGCGACCCGTCATTCAAGGATGAAGCCCGCCAGTTGATGACGCCCGAGACGATCGCTGCCAATATCGCGAGCATCAAGACGGTCTTCTCGAACTACCTACGCTATGGCGACGGCCCGACTGATGCATTGATGATCAACAACGCCGATTGGCTGCTCGGCATCAACTATCTCGAATTTCTTCGCGATGTCGGCCGGCACTTCTCCGTAAACCGGATGCTTTCGTTCGACAGCGTGAAGACGCGTCTCGATCGCGAGCAGTCGCTGTCCTTCCTCGAATTCAACTACATGATCCTGCAGGCCTACGACTTCGTCGAGCTTTGCAAACGCACCGGATGCCGCCTGCAGATGGGCGGTTCGGACCAGTGGGGCAACATCGTCAACGGCATTGATCTCGGCCATCGCGTGGGAACGCCGCAACTCTACGCCCTCACCTCGCCACTGCTGACGACAGCCTCCGGTGCGAAGATGGGCAAATCGGTGAACGGCGCCATCTGGCTCAATCCCGACATGCTCGGCCCCTACGACTTCTGGCAGTACTGGCGAAACACCGAGGACGCCGACGTCTCCCGCTTCCTCAAGCTCTATACGACGCTGCCGATGCCGGAAATCGATCGGCTGTCGAAGCTCGGCGGTTCGGAGATCAACGAGGTCAAGAAGATCCTGGCGACCGAAGTCACCGCCATGCTGCACGGGCGCGCAGCCGCCGAACAGGCGGCCGAAACGGCGCGCAAGACCTTCGAGGAAGGCGCGCTCGCGGAGAACCTCCCATCGGTCGACGTCCCCGCCCCCGAGCTCGAATCGGGTGTCGGCCTGTTGAGCCTCATGGTGCGAGCCGGCCTCGCGGGTTCGAACGGCGAGGCCCGGCGGCACGTTCAAGGAGGAGCCGTCCGCATCAATGATGACCAGATCAATGACGAGCGCCGGGTCGTCGGGAGCGGCGACGTGACCGACGACGGCATCATCAAGCTCTCGCTCGGCAAGAAAAAGCACATGCTCGTGCGGCCGGTCTAA
- a CDS encoding GGDEF domain-containing protein: MGGAISLLAVNFIIAQVFVVAFLVVAVKSQAKRPPIWCACGFAVASLSAVFETVLPFSLVPKLFAVGAFASVLAGFILIRFGLGFFYRVPASLPFAVAILAGSVVLDLLIYDLPRGTLKHAFFYQMPFCLVQAWSASTIIRSERRSRADWTLFCLLALSAIYYMVKVYAAIAAGSGTTAADYLASPFALISQALGAMLIVATGMAILGVMVKEIIDEARASSELDALSGLCNRRGFADRVAPLLQDGGDDGPGTLILTDLDRFKLVNDTYGHHAGDEVIRQFSRVLRELMPSRAVAGRLGGEEFAVFLPRIGPADARVLAHGMRAAIASTRINGLPEIAAVTASFGVAVVAAEEPLEMAMQRADKALYAAKAGGRNRVECAEAPVHVFANPRRARS; the protein is encoded by the coding sequence ATGGGTGGTGCGATTTCCCTGCTGGCGGTGAACTTCATCATTGCCCAGGTCTTCGTCGTGGCTTTTTTGGTTGTCGCGGTGAAGAGTCAGGCGAAGCGGCCGCCGATCTGGTGCGCCTGTGGTTTCGCAGTCGCCTCGCTCTCTGCCGTCTTCGAGACCGTGCTGCCGTTCTCGCTCGTGCCGAAGCTTTTTGCCGTCGGCGCCTTTGCGAGCGTGCTTGCGGGCTTCATCCTGATCCGCTTCGGCCTCGGGTTCTTCTACCGAGTCCCGGCGAGCTTGCCTTTCGCGGTAGCCATTCTTGCCGGCTCGGTGGTGCTCGATCTGCTCATTTACGACCTTCCTCGCGGAACGCTTAAGCACGCCTTCTTCTATCAGATGCCGTTCTGTCTGGTGCAAGCTTGGTCCGCGTCGACCATCATCCGGTCCGAACGCCGCTCCCGTGCTGACTGGACTCTGTTCTGTCTTCTGGCCCTCAGCGCCATCTATTACATGGTGAAGGTCTACGCTGCGATCGCGGCCGGATCGGGCACCACGGCGGCGGATTACCTCGCAAGCCCGTTCGCGCTCATATCGCAGGCCTTGGGCGCCATGCTGATCGTGGCAACCGGCATGGCGATACTTGGGGTGATGGTCAAGGAAATCATCGACGAGGCACGAGCAAGTTCGGAGCTCGACGCGCTTTCCGGTCTCTGCAATCGTCGCGGCTTTGCTGATCGAGTCGCTCCGCTCTTGCAGGATGGAGGCGATGACGGTCCCGGCACGCTGATCCTTACTGATCTCGACCGCTTCAAGCTGGTCAATGACACATACGGCCACCACGCCGGCGACGAGGTGATCCGGCAATTCTCGCGCGTACTTCGCGAGCTTATGCCGAGCAGGGCTGTGGCGGGGCGCCTCGGGGGCGAGGAGTTCGCTGTATTTCTTCCGCGGATCGGGCCGGCTGACGCCCGGGTGCTCGCTCATGGCATGCGTGCAGCGATCGCTTCGACGCGGATCAATGGTCTTCCGGAGATAGCCGCGGTCACTGCGAGCTTTGGCGTTGCGGTCGTTGCCGCTGAAGAACCGCTGGAGATGGCGATGCAGCGGGCCGACAAGGCGCTTTATGCCGCCAAGGCGGGCGGGAGAAACCGGGTGGAATGCGCCGAGGCGCCGGTGCACGTCTTCGCAAATCCACGTAGAGCAAGATCATAG
- the sufD gene encoding Fe-S cluster assembly protein SufD, with translation MNMQQAIKMTAAETALVDAYTAQIGDLPGDGAVLSLRDTLVDELKTAGLPTRRIESWHYTDLRTLLRAVPSADPSAFADRVDPIVPGSSVLSVRNGQADLKSVPEGLTARSYTDALIDGSAVAGLAVLGADDTIGRINGGLVRGGLEIAVAEGAEFKAPIEIQVAQSHGQAHTRFPVSFGAGSKATVIERHLSTNAEASFVSSVSDVTLAEGADVIWIILQQQGPADTHLGQIRFDLGKNAKLHLFVINAGGKLVRQELHGKATGEGADLTLRGINLLGGDSHTDVTFTLTHAVPHTTSSEIIRNVVFDRAKGVFQGKILVARDAQKTDAKMSCNTLLLSDEADFSAKPELEIFADDVQCGHGATVIDIDHTQLFYMLARGIPENKARAMLVNAFVAEIVEELEDDEALVEALEGVISAWLEKHA, from the coding sequence ATGAATATGCAACAGGCCATCAAGATGACGGCGGCCGAAACAGCGCTCGTCGATGCCTATACCGCGCAGATCGGGGATTTGCCCGGCGACGGTGCCGTGCTGTCGCTTCGCGACACGCTGGTAGACGAGCTCAAGACCGCCGGTCTGCCGACGCGGCGCATCGAGTCCTGGCATTATACGGACCTGCGCACCTTGCTGCGGGCCGTGCCTTCCGCCGATCCGTCCGCCTTTGCCGACCGCGTCGATCCGATTGTTCCGGGCTCGTCGGTGCTTTCGGTACGCAATGGTCAGGCCGACCTCAAGAGCGTTCCCGAAGGCCTGACCGCGCGCTCCTATACGGATGCCCTCATCGATGGTTCGGCCGTGGCCGGGCTTGCCGTGCTCGGCGCCGACGACACGATCGGCCGGATCAATGGCGGCCTCGTGCGTGGCGGCCTTGAAATAGCGGTCGCCGAGGGTGCGGAATTCAAAGCGCCGATCGAGATCCAGGTCGCCCAGAGCCACGGTCAGGCGCATACGCGCTTTCCCGTCTCCTTCGGAGCCGGCTCGAAGGCGACCGTGATCGAGCGGCACCTGTCGACGAATGCGGAAGCAAGCTTCGTCTCCTCGGTCAGCGACGTGACGCTTGCCGAAGGCGCCGACGTAATCTGGATCATCCTGCAGCAGCAGGGCCCGGCAGACACGCATCTCGGCCAGATCCGCTTCGACCTCGGCAAGAACGCGAAGCTTCATCTCTTCGTCATCAATGCCGGCGGCAAGCTGGTGCGCCAGGAACTGCATGGCAAGGCGACCGGCGAGGGCGCCGATCTGACGCTGCGCGGGATCAACCTGCTCGGCGGCGACAGCCACACGGACGTGACCTTCACGCTCACCCATGCCGTGCCGCACACGACCTCGAGCGAGATCATCCGCAACGTCGTTTTCGATCGGGCGAAAGGCGTGTTCCAGGGCAAGATCCTGGTCGCCAGGGACGCGCAGAAGACCGATGCGAAGATGTCGTGCAACACGTTACTCTTGTCCGACGAAGCAGACTTCTCCGCAAAGCCGGAGCTCGAAATCTTCGCAGACGACGTGCAGTGTGGTCACGGTGCAACGGTCATCGATATCGATCACACGCAACTCTTCTACATGCTCGCTCGCGGCATTCCGGAGAACAAGGCGCGTGCGATGCTCGTCAACGCCTTCGTCGCAGAGATCGTCGAGGAACTGGAAGATGACGAAGCGCTTGTCGAGGCACTGGAAGGCGTGATCTCGGCCTGGCTCGAAAAACACGCCTGA
- a CDS encoding cysteine desulfurase family protein, giving the protein MSGQRIYMDWNATAPLLPEAREAVLSALDHIGNPSSVHGEGRTVRALIESARRDVATLCGAQASAVIFTSGATEAANLVLTPEFRMGRTPLKIGRLYVSAIEHPAVREGGRFAREDVCEVPVTGSGIVDCAALETSLQAHDRQAGLPMVAVMLANNETGIIQPVAEVAAIVRAYGGLLVVDAVQAAGRVPLSIEALGADFVIVSSHKIGGPKGAGALVARGEIMMPAPLIRGGGQEKGHRSGTENAPALAGFAAAARAAASNIDERMAAVAALRDGLEAEMQSHAPDVVIHGRGASRLANTSFFTLPGLKAETGQIAFDLEGVALSAGSACSSGKVGQSHVLTAMGYDPRQGALRISIGERTTQAEIERGAAVFAKVAARRRSTGQAA; this is encoded by the coding sequence ATGTCGGGACAGCGCATTTATATGGACTGGAACGCCACGGCGCCGCTTCTGCCGGAAGCGCGTGAGGCCGTTCTGTCAGCGCTCGACCACATCGGCAATCCGTCATCGGTGCACGGCGAAGGTCGGACGGTCCGCGCCCTCATTGAATCTGCCCGGCGTGATGTCGCCACCCTCTGCGGCGCGCAAGCCTCGGCGGTGATTTTCACCAGCGGCGCGACCGAAGCGGCCAATCTGGTGCTGACGCCGGAATTCCGCATGGGGCGCACGCCGCTCAAGATCGGCAGGCTCTATGTCTCGGCGATCGAGCATCCGGCCGTCCGGGAGGGTGGCCGTTTCGCTCGCGAAGACGTCTGTGAGGTGCCTGTGACGGGCTCCGGCATTGTCGATTGCGCGGCACTGGAAACATCGCTTCAGGCGCACGACCGTCAGGCCGGCTTGCCGATGGTGGCAGTGATGCTTGCCAATAACGAAACCGGTATCATCCAGCCCGTCGCCGAGGTCGCCGCCATCGTCCGTGCGTATGGCGGTCTGTTGGTTGTCGATGCGGTACAGGCGGCCGGCCGCGTGCCGCTCTCGATCGAGGCTCTTGGCGCCGATTTCGTTATCGTCTCGTCGCATAAGATCGGCGGTCCGAAAGGAGCGGGGGCGCTCGTCGCCCGTGGCGAGATCATGATGCCCGCACCGCTGATCCGCGGTGGCGGACAGGAAAAGGGGCATCGTTCGGGAACCGAGAATGCGCCGGCCTTGGCAGGTTTCGCGGCCGCGGCCCGTGCCGCGGCAAGTAACATCGATGAGCGCATGGCTGCGGTAGCGGCCCTGCGTGACGGCCTGGAGGCGGAAATGCAGTCCCACGCGCCGGATGTGGTGATCCACGGGCGCGGCGCTTCGCGGCTCGCCAACACGTCCTTCTTTACGCTGCCCGGCCTGAAGGCAGAGACGGGGCAGATCGCTTTCGATCTTGAAGGCGTGGCGCTCTCGGCAGGGTCCGCATGCTCCTCCGGCAAGGTAGGACAGAGTCATGTGCTGACGGCGATGGGCTATGACCCACGCCAGGGTGCGCTGAGGATTTCGATCGGCGAGCGGACGACGCAAGCGGAGATCGAGCGCGGCGCCGCCGTGTTCGCGAAAGTGGCGGCGCGACGTCGCTCGACCGGGCAGGCCGCCTGA
- a CDS encoding alpha/beta hydrolase, which translates to MPEIIFNGPAGRLEGRYQPSKQKSAPIAIILHPHPQFGGTMNNQIVYQLFYMFQKRGFTTLRFNFRGIGRSQGEFDHGAGELSDAASALDWVQSLHPDSKSCWVAGYSFGAWIGMQLLMRRPEIEGFMAVAPQPNIYDFSFLAPCPSSGLIINGDADKVAPEKDVNGLVEKLKAQKGILITHKTVPGANHFFNGQIETLMAECEDYLDRRLNGELVPEPAAKRIR; encoded by the coding sequence ATGCCCGAAATCATCTTCAACGGACCGGCCGGTCGCCTCGAGGGCCGTTATCAGCCTTCGAAGCAGAAGAGCGCACCGATTGCGATCATCCTGCATCCGCACCCGCAGTTCGGCGGCACGATGAACAACCAGATCGTGTATCAGCTCTTCTACATGTTCCAGAAGCGCGGCTTCACCACCTTGCGCTTCAATTTCCGCGGTATCGGGCGCAGCCAGGGTGAGTTCGATCACGGCGCCGGCGAGCTTTCCGATGCGGCGTCCGCGCTCGACTGGGTGCAGAGCCTCCACCCCGATTCGAAGAGCTGCTGGGTGGCCGGCTATTCTTTCGGCGCCTGGATCGGCATGCAGCTCCTGATGCGCCGTCCGGAAATCGAGGGCTTCATGGCGGTGGCGCCGCAGCCGAACATCTATGACTTCTCGTTTCTGGCGCCCTGCCCCTCATCCGGCCTGATCATCAACGGCGATGCGGACAAGGTCGCGCCGGAGAAGGACGTCAACGGTCTCGTCGAGAAGCTAAAGGCGCAGAAGGGCATTCTGATCACGCACAAGACAGTCCCCGGCGCTAACCATTTCTTCAACGGCCAGATCGAAACCCTGATGGCGGAATGCGAGGACTATCTCGACCGCCGCCTCAATGGCGAGCTGGTGCCGGAGCCTGCGGCCAAACGCATTCGCTAA
- a CDS encoding SUF system Fe-S cluster assembly protein yields the protein MSLEQTQEKIDVREGIVHSAIPAEELARLSDDIIAALKTVYDPEIPADIFELGLIYKIDIEDDRMVRIDMTLTAPGCPVAGEMPGWVENAVGAVEGVSGVEVTMTFDPPWTPDRMSEEAQVALGWY from the coding sequence ATGAGTCTCGAGCAAACGCAAGAAAAGATCGATGTCCGCGAAGGCATCGTGCATTCGGCCATTCCGGCCGAGGAGCTCGCGCGTCTTAGCGATGACATCATCGCCGCGCTGAAGACGGTCTATGACCCGGAGATTCCGGCTGACATCTTCGAACTCGGCCTCATCTACAAGATCGACATCGAAGACGACCGTATGGTTAGGATCGACATGACGCTGACGGCACCCGGCTGCCCGGTTGCCGGCGAAATGCCGGGCTGGGTTGAGAACGCTGTCGGCGCTGTCGAGGGCGTTTCGGGCGTCGAGGTGACAATGACCTTCGACCCGCCGTGGACGCCGGACCGCATGTCGGAAGAGGCGCAAGTGGCGCTCGGCTGGTACTGA
- a CDS encoding cysteine desulfurase has translation MEHTVPVPTYDVEAVRRDFPILSRTVYGKPLVYLDNGASAQKPQVVINAVAHAYAQEYANVHRGLHFLSNAATEAYEGAREKVRRFLNAPSVENIIFTKSSTEAINTVAYGYGMPKLGEGDEIVLSIMEHHSNIVPWHFIRERQGAKLVWAPIDDDGAFHVEDFVNCLTERTKLIAITHMSNALGTVVPVKEICRIARERGIPVLVDGSQGAVHMPVDVQDIDCDWYVMTGHKLYGPSGVGVLYGKTERLKEMRPFQGGGEMIEEVTEDRVTYNDPPHRFEAGTPPIVQAIGLGYALDYMEKLGREAIRAHEADLTTYARERLSSVNSLRVFGDAPGKGSIFSFEIAGIHSHDVSMVIDRAGVAVRAGTHCAQPLLKRFGVTSTCRASFGLYNTRAEVDALADALEHARKFFA, from the coding sequence ATGGAACATACTGTGCCGGTGCCTACCTATGACGTCGAAGCAGTCAGAAGGGATTTCCCAATCCTTTCGAGGACTGTCTACGGCAAGCCGCTCGTCTATCTCGACAACGGCGCATCGGCGCAGAAGCCGCAGGTCGTCATCAATGCAGTCGCCCATGCCTATGCCCAAGAATACGCCAACGTCCATCGCGGCCTGCATTTCCTATCGAATGCCGCGACGGAAGCCTATGAGGGGGCGCGCGAGAAGGTTCGTCGTTTCCTGAATGCGCCATCGGTGGAGAACATCATCTTCACCAAGTCCTCGACTGAGGCGATCAATACGGTCGCCTATGGCTACGGCATGCCGAAGCTCGGCGAGGGCGACGAGATCGTGCTTTCGATCATGGAGCACCATTCCAACATCGTGCCTTGGCATTTCATTCGCGAGCGCCAGGGTGCGAAGCTCGTCTGGGCGCCGATCGATGACGACGGCGCGTTCCACGTGGAGGATTTCGTCAACTGCCTGACGGAGCGCACGAAGCTCATCGCCATCACCCATATGTCGAATGCGCTCGGCACCGTGGTGCCGGTGAAGGAGATCTGCCGCATCGCTCGTGAGCGCGGCATTCCGGTGCTCGTCGATGGCAGCCAGGGCGCGGTCCACATGCCGGTAGACGTCCAGGACATCGATTGCGACTGGTACGTGATGACGGGCCATAAGCTCTATGGCCCGTCCGGCGTCGGTGTACTCTACGGCAAGACAGAGCGGCTCAAGGAAATGCGTCCCTTCCAGGGCGGTGGTGAGATGATCGAGGAAGTGACCGAGGACCGTGTCACCTACAACGATCCGCCGCACCGCTTTGAGGCGGGCACGCCGCCGATCGTTCAGGCGATCGGGCTCGGCTATGCGCTCGACTACATGGAGAAGCTCGGCCGGGAAGCGATCCGGGCGCATGAGGCGGACCTCACCACCTATGCCCGCGAGCGCCTGTCGTCGGTCAACTCCCTCCGCGTCTTCGGTGACGCTCCCGGCAAGGGCAGCATCTTTTCCTTCGAGATCGCCGGCATCCACTCGCACGACGTTTCAATGGTGATCGATCGCGCGGGCGTGGCCGTCAGGGCAGGCACCCATTGCGCGCAACCGCTCTTGAAACGCTTCGGCGTCACCTCCACATGCCGTGCATCCTTCGGTCTCTATAATACCCGGGCCGAGGTCGACGCGCTGGCGGACGCGCTCGAACATGCGCGCAAGTTTTTCGCTTAG
- the sufC gene encoding Fe-S cluster assembly ATPase SufC, producing the protein MLEIKNLHARIAEDGTEIIRGLDLTVKAGEVAAIMGPNGSGKSTLSYILSGREDYEVTEGDILYNGESILELDASERAAKGIFLAFQYPVEIPGVATMQFLKVALNEQRKYRGEDELTTPEFMRRVKEAAAELKIAPEMLRRPLNVGFSGGEKKRAEILQMALLEPKLCILDETDSGLDIDALKVVADGVNALRSPDRAVVVITHYQRLLNYIVPDSVHVLYKGQVIKSGDKTLAHELEANGYADIIEAAA; encoded by the coding sequence ATGCTTGAAATCAAGAACCTGCACGCGCGCATCGCCGAAGATGGAACCGAAATCATCCGCGGCCTGGACCTGACCGTGAAGGCCGGCGAGGTCGCTGCCATCATGGGCCCGAACGGCTCCGGCAAATCGACTCTCTCCTATATCCTTTCGGGGCGCGAAGACTATGAAGTGACCGAAGGCGACATCCTCTACAACGGCGAGAGCATCCTGGAACTCGACGCCTCCGAGCGTGCGGCCAAGGGCATCTTCCTCGCCTTCCAATATCCGGTCGAAATCCCCGGCGTTGCCACCATGCAGTTCCTGAAGGTGGCGTTGAACGAGCAGCGCAAATATCGCGGCGAAGACGAACTGACGACGCCGGAATTCATGCGTCGCGTCAAGGAGGCCGCCGCCGAGCTCAAGATCGCGCCGGAAATGCTGCGCCGTCCGCTGAACGTCGGCTTCTCGGGCGGTGAGAAGAAGCGCGCGGAAATCCTGCAGATGGCGCTGCTTGAGCCGAAGCTCTGCATTCTCGACGAAACCGACTCCGGCCTCGACATCGACGCGCTCAAGGTCGTCGCCGACGGCGTCAACGCGCTGCGTTCGCCGGATCGCGCCGTCGTCGTCATCACGCACTACCAGCGCCTGCTCAACTACATCGTTCCGGACTCGGTCCACGTCCTCTACAAAGGCCAGGTCATCAAGTCCGGCGATAAGACGCTCGCGCACGAACTCGAAGCCAACGGCTACGCGGATATCATCGAGGCGGCAGCCTGA
- the sufB gene encoding Fe-S cluster assembly protein SufB — MPAVQETIDQVRQIDVDQYKYGFETKIEMDKAPKGLSEDIIRLISSKKNEPEWMLEWRLEAYRRWLTMDEPSWARVKYPKIDFNEIHYYAAPKGTTGPKSLDEVDPELLKVYEKLGIPLKEQEILAGVEKSKIAVDAVFDSVSVVTTFKEELKKAGVIFMSISEAMREHPDLVRKYLGTVVPQSDNFYATLNSAVFTDGSFVYVPKGVRCPMELSTYFRINERNTGQFERTLIIADEGAYVSYLEGCTAPQRDENQLHAAVVELIALDDAEIKYSTVQNWYPGDKHGKGGIYNFVTKRGDCRGKNSKISWTQVETGSAITWKYPSCILRGDGSRGEFYSIAVSNGHQQVDSGTKMIHLGKNTSSRIISKGIAAGVSDNTYRGQVSAHRKAENARNFTQCDSLLIGDKCGAHTVPYIEAKNSTAQFEHEATTSKISEDQLFYCLQRGIPEEQAIALIVNGFVKEVIQELPMEFAVEAQKLIGISLEGSVG, encoded by the coding sequence ATGCCTGCCGTGCAGGAAACCATTGATCAGGTCCGCCAGATCGACGTGGACCAGTACAAATACGGCTTCGAGACGAAGATCGAGATGGACAAGGCTCCGAAAGGCCTGTCCGAAGATATCATCCGCCTGATCTCGTCCAAGAAGAACGAACCGGAATGGATGCTCGAATGGCGCCTCGAGGCCTATCGCCGCTGGCTGACCATGGACGAGCCGAGCTGGGCGCGCGTCAAATATCCGAAGATCGACTTCAATGAGATCCACTACTATGCCGCACCGAAGGGTACGACCGGGCCGAAGTCGCTCGACGAGGTCGATCCGGAGCTCTTGAAGGTCTATGAGAAGCTCGGCATCCCGCTGAAAGAGCAGGAGATCCTCGCCGGCGTCGAGAAGTCGAAGATCGCCGTCGATGCGGTGTTCGATTCCGTTTCCGTCGTCACCACCTTCAAGGAAGAGCTCAAGAAGGCGGGCGTGATCTTCATGTCGATCTCTGAGGCGATGCGGGAGCATCCGGATCTCGTCAGGAAGTATCTCGGCACGGTCGTGCCGCAGTCGGATAATTTCTACGCGACGCTGAACTCTGCCGTCTTCACCGATGGTTCCTTCGTCTATGTGCCGAAGGGTGTGCGTTGCCCGATGGAGCTCTCGACCTATTTCCGCATCAACGAGCGGAATACGGGTCAGTTCGAGCGGACACTGATCATTGCCGACGAAGGCGCCTATGTCTCCTATCTGGAAGGCTGCACGGCTCCGCAGCGCGACGAGAACCAGCTCCACGCCGCGGTCGTCGAGCTGATCGCGCTCGATGACGCCGAGATCAAGTATTCGACGGTGCAGAACTGGTATCCGGGCGACAAGCACGGCAAGGGCGGCATTTACAACTTCGTGACCAAGCGCGGCGATTGCCGCGGCAAGAACTCGAAGATCTCCTGGACCCAGGTCGAGACCGGTTCGGCGATCACTTGGAAATACCCGTCCTGCATCCTGCGCGGCGACGGCTCGCGCGGCGAGTTCTATTCGATCGCCGTTTCCAATGGACACCAGCAGGTCGACTCGGGCACCAAGATGATCCACCTCGGCAAGAACACGTCGAGCCGCATCATCTCCAAGGGTATTGCCGCCGGCGTCTCCGATAACACCTATCGCGGCCAGGTTTCGGCCCACCGCAAGGCGGAGAACGCCCGCAACTTCACCCAGTGCGACTCGCTGCTGATCGGCGACAAGTGCGGCGCGCATACGGTGCCCTATATCGAGGCGAAGAACTCGACGGCGCAGTTCGAGCACGAAGCGACGACGTCGAAGATCTCCGAGGACCAGCTGTTCTACTGCCTGCAGCGCGGCATCCCGGAAGAACAGGCGATCGCGCTGATCGTCAACGGCTTCGTCAAAGAGGTTATCCAGGAACTGCCGATGGAATTCGCCGTCGAGGCGCAGAAGCTGATCGGCATATCGCTGGAAGGCTCGGTTGGTTAA